The sequence tggcatttgacatttacgctagCGACTGCGCTGCGAACTCGATGCATTCCCTCTAGATCGCACCAAAACATCAGTGCGACCGAGATGGACTGCGATCGCAGTCGCAAGCGTAAACTTCAAGTGTCAACTCATGATAGCTGAACAGCTGTGTGCAATAGGTATAATATCAGCCaatgagaaaataaaaaataagggcAAAATCATAATTTGAAAGATTtgtgaaatttgaacctatgaTGTAGAAACTAGAGTTGATTTTGTTCCATTTTAATATGTAGCCTAACATAACAAATGTGATTCGTTTCCTATTGAACATAATTTAAACTCCATCGAACTTAAGACGGAAGAATACTACGGACTCGTCTTTCAttgtgtcaataaaaaaaactctttTTGTATAGACAAGACTAGGTTTATAGGTTATCCTTTCttcaaaatttgcaataaaaatatagtacatataataaaatatgtatttttaaaaagcgaaACCTATACACCTAGAATATACtatgattataataataatgctaaaatattaaacattatgTTTGTTGATTTTATATTGCGTTTCAGTAATTTATCCCTCTTGATATATTCtgtaaatttgtttaaccctcgtgccttgaaaccctcgcaacggtcAAGATTCCAATTTTCGATAAAATAAGACAttgcataagtaggtacattaaatgtCGATGAAATATCATGTGTAAAAAAGTTTctataaaatgaatattcgaTGTTTTAAGCTTTCGACAAAACGCATTGTCGGTGAAATGATATTTCGATGAATGGTACCTTCGATTGATCAAGCTTTAGTCTAAAAGTAGATTCGATAAAAGGTTTTCGACGAAACAACTATCGACAAAACCTCTTTCGAAATGGCGTAGGTAACcccttgtcggcgaccgtgtagcaagagcttagagcggtttcgcactacgccCGATCCGAATGCGTGAAAATAtggttctacggctacttcggaccatattttcacggattcggatcggattcggaagggatgcgctctccgataacgcgcctttgttacgcatctcgaggCCACACCgccacattttagactggttctgtaaccGTATTAAACACCAAACAGCTTTGCAAGATGTTTccccattagttcattttgaaccttaatattGCAACCTCAATGCcgataatttactttctatgcatctcgctcttaggtattcgcatattagtgcgagcgagatgtaagtatagaaagtaaattaggtacgttctcgatagcgtatatgtcagttttgacactgtcagtgactcatggtacgggctcgaggtaggtaagtaagtgaATACACTTTATTGCAGCACAAAAGAAAAAGGTAGGGTAGGGTGAAGGTagggaatgtaggtatatttgtaataaaatgaaaaataccCAGTTCAATCAACaagtttttatgtaggtacataaataattaatatatttcgTCACTACTTTGCAAAAATCACTCAAATTACTCAAAAATAAGTCCCATAGTTATTCATTCGCaaacataagagctatgggacatatttttgagtaagatgTGTGTACCCACATTTTTACACATGAGTGACacatgacagtttatttttcaaaatagaaattttctataaaaaataaaattaaaagtacaAAGTATCATTATCAGTctaaatttaggtaggtacttatcttatcgtacttatatttaatttgaAGCAACGGGCACACTGGCAGTTGCAGGTTTATTTTGGTGATAAGAATCACTGGCGGATGAGTTCGGATAACCTTCTTCTTCAACTTTCTCCAAAGCTTCTTCTAGAGTCAAGTTGTAGATAAAAGTCTGCACAACGCCGTTCTTGTCCACGGTGATGAATAAATGTCCAAATCCTGGCTGGTCGAGATCCTGCGGGTTGACGATTGCAGCTATTTCATGGTCTACCATGCGCCGCAATTGGTGGTCGGATAGCGTGTAATTAAAGCCATTAATGCCAATCAGTTGATGAGTAGTTGTTACCGGCACTTCTCCAGATTTCAGCTTTTCGCTCAAGTCGAGCAAATCTTGGG comes from Cydia amplana chromosome 15, ilCydAmpl1.1, whole genome shotgun sequence and encodes:
- the LOC134654785 gene encoding uncharacterized protein LOC134654785, translated to MFVPTFVVLFTLAIYQVASAPIDDRVQFDGSFKRLYLPYIQSVTKDGTKTILSSQDLLDLSEKLKSGEVPVTTTHQLIGINGFNYTLSDHQLRRMVDHEIAAIVNPQDLDQPGFGHLFITVDKNGVVQTFIYNLTLEEALEKVEEEGYPNSSASDSYHQNKPATASVPVASN